A part of Drosophila ananassae strain 14024-0371.13 chromosome 2R, ASM1763931v2, whole genome shotgun sequence genomic DNA contains:
- the LOC6507692 gene encoding alpha-tocopherol transfer protein-like isoform X2: MAPQIRPLTPELQKAAVEQLKEDPDRLEADLQAFKAWIEQQPHLNPRMDDQFLVAFLRGCKFSLERAKSKLDKFYTLRTKYPDYFQVTSTTEGKFREIHKTGSILFLPTPLNGNGPRIIIWRMGLCPADKYHVLECMRVALAMQEITIMEDDYANVHGLIFIMDLKDATAGHMFQMTPSMAKKFSVFSEEGLPLRPKAQHFINTITGFEQVFNMFKPMMSKKMQERLFVHGNKMGLLTDQVPLKYLPQEYGGENGSAPDLVAAWEKKFDEYTEFFNSSSEYGTDESLRPGKPIDFEGLFGSEGSFRKLNVD; this comes from the exons ATGGCACCGCAAATTCGTCCACTCACGCCGGAGCTGCAAAAAGCGGCCGTCGAGCAGCTGAAGGAGGATCCTGACCGTCTGGAGGCCGATCTGCAGGCCTTCAAGGCGTGGATCGAACAGCAACCGCACTTGAATCCCCGTATGGATGATCAGTTTCTGGTGGCCTTTCTCCGCGGATGCAAGTTCAGCTTGGAGCGAGCCAAGTCCAAGCTGGACAAATTCTACACACTTCGTACCAAGTATCCGGACTACTTTCAAGTTACCAGCACCACGGAGGGCAAGTTCCGGGAGATTCACAAGACGGG GTCGATACTTTTTTTGCCAACACCCTTGAATGGGAACGGACCCCGCATTATAATTTGGCGGATGGGCCTTTGTCCGGCGGACAAGTACCATGTCCTGGAATGCATGCGGGTGGCGCTGGCCATGCAGGAGATTACAATTATGGAGGATGACTACGCCAATGTCCATGGGCTGATCTTTATCATGGATCTGAAGGATGCCACGGCTGGACATATGTTCCAGATGACCCCGTCCATGGCCAAGAAGTTCTCGGTTTTCTCGGAGGAGGGCCTTCCACTGCGGCCCAAAGCCCAGCATTTCATCAACACGATCACCGGTTTCGAGCAAGTCTTCAATATGTTCAAGCCAATGATGTCCAAGAAGATGCAGGAGCGCCTATTCGTGCATGGCAACAAGATGGGTCTTCTCACAGACCAGGTTCCCCTGAAATACTTGCCACAGGAGTACGGTGGCGAGAATGGATCCGCGCCGGATTTGGTGGCAGCTTGGGAGAAGAAATTCGATGAATACACCGAGTTCTTCAACTCAAGCTCGGAATATGGCACTGACGAGAGCCTCCGCCCCGGAAAACCCATCGACTTTGAGGGCTTATTTGGCAGCGAAGGTTCCTTCCGGAAACTCAATGTAGATTAG
- the LOC6507691 gene encoding probable 28S ribosomal protein S6, mitochondrial, giving the protein MPSYELALVLRQLPRNELMSVIKRTAESILDKGGIIRKLENMGSRALPHKVSEDGLVHREGTHFTIAFDTAPTKIADLKEEFGRDIDIIRRYIFKLEEPEQQPCTLHEEMLPPAYRKDVQQLIEAAKKNQKKKYNYNSGLDYYPFQK; this is encoded by the exons ATGCCTTCTTACGAACTAGCGTTGGTGCTGCGCCAATTGCCGCGG AACGAACTTATGTCGGTTATTAAGCGAACCGCAGAATCTATACTGGACAAGGGAGGCATAATCCGGAAGCTGGAAAACATGGGATCTCGAGCACTGCCCCACAAAGTGAGCGAGGACGGCCTGGTACACCGCGAGGGCACACACTTCACAATTGCCTTCGACACGGCGCCGACGAAAATAGCCGACCTGAAGGAGGAGTTCGGCCGCGACATAGACATTATCCGCCGCTATATCTTCAAGCTGGAGGAGCCCGAACAACAGCCTTGCACCCTGCACGAGGAGATGCTGCCGCCCGCATACCGGAAGGATGTCCAACAGCTCATCGAAGCCGCCAAAAAGaaccaaaagaaaaaatacaacTACAACTCTGGGCTGGACTACTATCCATTCCAGAAGTAA
- the LOC6507692 gene encoding alpha-tocopherol transfer protein-like isoform X1 has protein sequence MAPQIRPLTPELQKAAVEQLKEDPDRLEADLQAFKAWIEQQPHLNPRMDDQFLVAFLRGCKFSLERAKSKLDKFYTLRTKYPDYFQVTSTTEGKFREIHKTGAIIYLPTPLNENGPRIGIWRMGMVPVEKYTILECMEVAQAMQEIAIMEDDHAVINGVVFVMDLKDATAAHLFQMTPSMAKKFTVFSEEALPIRLKSQHFINTITGFEQMFNMFKPLMTKKMQGRLFVHGNKMGLLTEQIPLKYLPKEYGGENGSTAEIVAEWEKKLDAYSDYFRANANHGTDESLRPGKPIDFEGLFGIEGSFRKLIVD, from the exons ATGGCACCGCAAATTCGTCCACTCACGCCGGAGCTGCAAAAAGCGGCCGTCGAGCAGCTGAAGGAGGATCCTGACCGTCTGGAGGCCGATCTGCAGGCCTTCAAGGCGTGGATCGAACAGCAACCGCACTTGAATCCCCGTATGGATGATCAGTTTCTGGTGGCCTTTCTCCGCGGATGCAAGTTCAGCTTGGAGCGAGCCAAGTCCAAGCTGGACAAATTCTACACACTTCGTACCAAGTATCCGGACTACTTTCAAGTTACCAGCACCACGGAGGGCAAGTTCCGGGAGATTCACAAGACGGG AGCAATCATTTATCTGCCAACTCCCTTGAATGAGAATGGACCTCGCATTGGCATCTGGCGGATGGGAATGGTTCCCGTTGAGAAGTACACCATCCTGGAGTGCATGGAGGTGGCCCAGGCCATGCAGGAAATAGCCATTATGGAGGACGACCATGCCGTCATCAACGGCGTGGTCTTTGTAATGGACTTGAAGGACGCCACCGCCGCTCACCTGTTCCAGATGACTCCGTCCATGGCCAAGAAGTTTACAGTCTTTTCGGAAGAGGCTCTCCCAATACGCTTGAAATCCCAGCACTTTATAAACACCATCACTGGCTTCGAGCAGATGTTCAACATGTTCAAGCCCCTGATGACCAAGAAGATGCAGGGACGTCTCTTCGTGCACGGCAACAAGATGGGTCTGCTCACCGAACAGATTCCCCTGAAGTACCTGCCCAAGGAGTATGGCGGCGAGAACGGCTCTACGGCGGAAATAGTGGCGGAGTGGGAGAAGAAACTGGACGCCTACTCCGATTACTTCCGGGCCAATGCCAATCACGGAACCGATGAAAGTCTCCGCCCCGGAAAGCCCATCGACTTTGAGGGCCTGTTCGGAATCGAAGGGTCCTTCAGGAAGCTTATCGTAGACTAA
- the LOC6507366 gene encoding G-protein coupled receptor 52 — protein MQEMSYLQDNSKLEALTKAVLISILGVAIVLSNLLIIATYANFKGPTEVINYYLLSLAIADLLCGLLVVPFSVYPALTGEWMYGDIVCRFTGYLEVTLWAVSVYTFMWISVDRYLAVRKPLRYETVQTKTRCQCWMVFTWISAALLCCPPILGYSKPIENNVTHICMLDWGNMAAYSATLAILVLGPSLISIVHNYGYIFVMMRKIRSGEPIHDKEYATALAENLSNPSHMMSFALVFAFWVSWLPWISLRLYEVVTGDVIQSTLINFAVVWIGILNSFWKILIMTSMSPQFRIALRVFCLTICCKTKGRLQAELIGLDPDD, from the exons ATGCAGGAAATGAGCTACCTACAGGATAATTCCAAGCTGGAGGCCCTCACCAAGGCGGTGCTCATCTCCATACTGGGCGTGGCCATAGTCCTGTCCAATCTCCTCATCATCGCCACATATGCCAACTTCAAGG GCCCCACAGAGGTGATTAACTACTACCTCCTATCCCTGGCCATAGCCGATCTCCTGTGCGGACTGCTGGTTGTGCCCTTCTCCGTGTACCCCGCCCTCACCGGAGAATGGATGTACGGGGACATAGTATGCCGCTTTACGGGCTACCTGGAGGTGACCCTGTGGGCGGTTTCCGTGTACACCTTCATGTGGATCTCGGTGGATCGGTATCTGGCAGTGAGGAAGCCACTGCGCTACGAAACAGTCCAGACAAAGACGCG GTGCCAATGCTGGATGGTGTTCACCTGGATATCCGCCGCCCTGTTGTGCTGCCCACCCATCCTGGGCTACTCGAAACCGATCGAGAACAATGTGACGCACATCTGCATGCTCGACTGGGGGAACATGGCGGCATATAGCGCCACTTTGGCGATTTTAGTGTTAGGTCCCAGCCTCATTTCGATCGTACACAACTACGGCTACATCTTTGTTATGATGCGTAAGATTAGGTCCGGCGAGCCAATACACGATAAAGAATATGCAACTGCTCTGGCTGAAAATTTATCGAACCCTAGTCATATGATGTCATTCGCATTAGTCTTTGCATTCTGGGTGTCCTGGCTGCCATGGATCTCGTTGCGTCTGTATGAGGTGGTCACGGGCGACGTTATACAAAGTACTCTTATCAATTTCGCCGTCGTCTGGATCGGCATATTGAATTCGTTTTGGAAAATTCTAATCATGACCAGTATGTCGCCTCAATTCCGTATCGCTTTGAGAGTATTTTGCTTAACAATTTGCTGTAAGACTAAGGGCCGTTTGCAAGCAGAGCTAATCGGGTTGGACCCAGATGACTAG